The following proteins come from a genomic window of Winogradskyella sp. PC-19:
- the ruvA gene encoding Holliday junction branch migration protein RuvA, whose product MITHIEGKLVEKNPTDVVIDCNGMGYMINISLHTFGQIPDREHLKLYTHLQVKEDSHTLFGFSSKTEREIFRLLLSVSGIGASTARTMLSSLSPDQVKEAIASGDVATIQSVKGIGAKTAQRVILDLKDKVLKVYGIDEVSLSQSNTNKSEALSALEVLGFNKKQSEKVIEKLLSQQPDANVETLIKDALKNL is encoded by the coding sequence ATGATTACACACATAGAGGGAAAGCTTGTTGAGAAGAATCCAACAGATGTAGTTATTGATTGTAATGGAATGGGATATATGATTAATATTTCATTGCACACATTTGGTCAAATTCCCGATAGAGAACATCTCAAATTATATACACATCTTCAGGTAAAAGAAGATAGCCATACCTTGTTTGGTTTTTCCTCAAAAACTGAGCGAGAAATATTCAGACTATTACTTTCTGTAAGTGGTATTGGAGCAAGTACTGCACGTACAATGTTATCTTCTCTAAGCCCAGATCAAGTAAAAGAGGCTATAGCTTCGGGTGATGTTGCAACTATTCAGTCTGTAAAAGGAATTGGTGCAAAAACAGCTCAGCGTGTAATCCTTGATTTAAAAGATAAAGTGTTAAAGGTTTATGGAATTGATGAAGTTTCCTTAAGTCAAAGCAATACTAACAAAAGTGAAGCGTTATCTGCATTAGAAGTTTTAGGATTTAACAAAAAACAGTCCGAAAAAGTTATTGAAAAACTTTTGTCACAACAACCAGATGCAAATGTTGAAACATTAATCAAAGACGCCCTAAAAAATTTATAA
- a CDS encoding NADP-dependent malic enzyme: MSKQSKRREALVYHAKPTPGKIKVVPTKKYATQRDLALAYSPGVAEPCLEIDKDKENVYKYTTKGNLVAVISNGTAVLGLGNIGPEASKPVMEGKGLLFKIFADIDVFDIEVDTENVDEFIETVKNIAPTFGGINLEDIKAPEAFEIERRLKEELDIPVMHDDQHGTAIISAAALLNALELAEKDIKEVKIVVSGAGAAAISCTRLYQAFGANRENIVMLDSKGVIRNDRDNLTSQKAEFATHRKIDTLDEAMVDADVFVGLSMADIVTPDMLKTMTDNPIVFAMANPNPEIGYQLALDTRDDIIMATGRSDHPNQVNNVLGFPFIFRGALDVRATKINEAMKMAAVKALSQLAKEPVPEQVNIAYGETRLTFGRDYIIPKPFDPRLIAEVPPAVAKAAMDSGIAKEPIEDWAKYKESLLERLGSDNKLVRLLLNRARTNPKRVVFAEADQLDVLKAAQIVFEEGVAIPILLGRRDTILELMEEIEFDESDVLIIDPKSDEELERKNKYAESYWKRHERNGVTKYSAGKIMRERNYFAAMMVNEGDADALISGYSRSYPSVVKPMLELIGMGKGVSRIATTNVMMTQRGPMFLSDTAINIDPSAKDLAKIAQMTSNAAKMFGIEPVMAMISYSNFGSSDNERTKKVRDAVKYLHRTNPDMIVDGELQTDFALNSEMLQDIFPFSKLAGRKVNTLIFPNLESANITYKLLKELNKAESIGPIMMGLRKPAHILQLDASVDEIVNMTAIAVIDAQEREKRKQKK, encoded by the coding sequence ATGAGTAAGCAAAGTAAAAGAAGAGAAGCATTAGTATACCACGCAAAACCAACACCTGGCAAAATCAAAGTTGTTCCTACTAAAAAATATGCAACCCAACGAGATTTAGCATTGGCATATTCTCCGGGAGTTGCTGAGCCATGTTTAGAAATAGATAAAGACAAAGAAAATGTATATAAGTACACAACTAAAGGGAATTTAGTTGCTGTAATTTCTAATGGTACAGCAGTTTTAGGACTTGGAAATATTGGTCCAGAGGCTTCTAAGCCAGTCATGGAAGGTAAAGGTTTACTTTTCAAGATTTTTGCAGATATTGACGTTTTTGACATAGAGGTCGATACCGAGAATGTAGATGAATTTATAGAGACCGTAAAAAATATTGCACCAACTTTTGGTGGAATTAATTTAGAAGATATAAAAGCGCCTGAAGCTTTTGAAATCGAACGTCGCTTAAAGGAAGAATTAGATATTCCTGTAATGCATGACGACCAACATGGAACAGCTATTATTTCTGCAGCAGCGTTATTAAATGCTTTAGAGCTTGCTGAAAAAGATATTAAAGAAGTTAAGATAGTAGTAAGTGGTGCTGGGGCTGCTGCAATTTCATGTACGCGATTATACCAAGCTTTCGGAGCAAATCGCGAAAATATCGTTATGCTAGATAGTAAAGGTGTTATCCGTAATGATCGAGACAATCTCACAAGTCAAAAAGCAGAGTTTGCAACACACCGAAAAATAGATACTTTGGATGAGGCCATGGTAGATGCCGACGTTTTTGTTGGATTGTCTATGGCAGATATTGTGACGCCAGACATGCTGAAAACTATGACGGACAATCCGATTGTTTTTGCAATGGCAAACCCTAACCCAGAGATTGGCTACCAATTGGCATTAGATACTAGAGATGATATTATCATGGCAACTGGTCGTAGTGATCATCCTAATCAAGTAAATAATGTTCTAGGCTTTCCATTTATTTTCAGAGGTGCTTTAGATGTTAGAGCTACAAAAATTAATGAAGCCATGAAAATGGCAGCGGTTAAGGCTTTATCTCAATTAGCAAAAGAGCCTGTTCCCGAACAAGTAAATATCGCCTACGGTGAGACACGTCTTACTTTTGGTCGTGATTATATTATTCCAAAGCCTTTTGACCCAAGACTAATTGCCGAAGTACCACCAGCTGTCGCAAAAGCAGCTATGGACAGCGGTATAGCAAAAGAACCAATCGAGGACTGGGCAAAGTATAAAGAAAGCTTATTAGAACGCCTAGGTTCGGATAATAAGTTAGTACGTTTATTATTAAATAGAGCAAGAACAAACCCTAAACGAGTTGTATTTGCTGAGGCAGATCAATTAGATGTTTTAAAAGCAGCTCAGATTGTATTTGAAGAAGGCGTTGCTATTCCTATCTTATTAGGAAGAAGAGATACTATCTTGGAGTTAATGGAAGAGATTGAGTTTGATGAATCAGATGTTTTGATTATAGATCCAAAATCAGACGAGGAATTAGAACGTAAAAATAAGTATGCCGAATCATATTGGAAACGACATGAGCGTAACGGAGTTACAAAATATTCAGCAGGTAAGATTATGCGTGAGCGTAATTACTTTGCAGCTATGATGGTAAATGAAGGTGATGCGGATGCATTAATTTCTGGTTATTCAAGAAGTTATCCAAGTGTTGTAAAACCGATGTTAGAGCTTATTGGTATGGGCAAAGGTGTGTCTCGTATTGCTACAACAAACGTTATGATGACCCAAAGAGGACCAATGTTTTTAAGTGATACAGCTATTAACATAGATCCTTCAGCAAAAGATTTAGCTAAAATTGCACAAATGACATCTAATGCTGCAAAAATGTTTGGTATAGAACCTGTGATGGCTATGATATCATATTCAAACTTTGGCTCTTCAGATAATGAGCGTACTAAGAAAGTGAGAGATGCTGTCAAGTATTTACACAGAACAAATCCAGATATGATTGTGGATGGTGAGTTGCAAACCGATTTTGCTCTAAATTCTGAAATGCTTCAGGATATTTTTCCGTTTTCAAAATTGGCTGGACGTAAAGTAAATACACTTATTTTTCCAAATTTAGAGTCTGCGAACATCACATATAAACTACTAAAAGAACTAAATAAAGCAGAATCTATCGGACCAATTATGATGGGTTTAAGAAAGCCAGCGCATATACTTCAGTTAGATGCTAGTGTAGATGAAATTGTAAATATGACTGCTATCGCTGTAATTGATGCTCAAGAGCGCGAAAAACGCAAGCAAAAAAAGTAA
- the queG gene encoding tRNA epoxyqueuosine(34) reductase QueG → MINNKIKHTELIKTEAKRLGFLSCGMSKAEFLEDEAPRLEAWLNKNMHGDMRYMENHFDKRLDPTLLVEGSKSVVSLLLNYYPLEFQNSDSYKLSKYAYGTDYHFVIKDKLKELLHIIQEQIGEVNGRAFVDSAPVLDKAWAAKSGLGWIGKHSNLLSQKTGSFYFIAELIIDLELEYDSPVTDHCGTCTACIDACPTEAITEPYVVDGSKCISYFTIELKENIPTEFKGKFDDWMFGCDVCQDVCPWNRFSKSHNEPLFNPNPELLSMTKKDWEEITEDTFRKVFKKSAVKRTKFSGLQRNIKFLKD, encoded by the coding sequence ATGATTAACAACAAAATAAAACACACAGAACTCATTAAAACCGAAGCCAAACGCCTCGGTTTTTTATCTTGTGGTATGAGTAAAGCTGAATTTTTAGAAGATGAAGCACCAAGGTTAGAAGCATGGCTTAACAAAAATATGCATGGCGATATGCGCTACATGGAAAACCATTTCGATAAACGTCTAGACCCAACATTGTTAGTCGAAGGTTCTAAAAGTGTAGTATCCTTATTGCTTAACTACTATCCTTTAGAATTTCAAAATAGCGATTCTTATAAGCTGTCAAAATACGCATATGGCACCGATTATCATTTTGTCATAAAAGATAAGTTGAAAGAATTACTACACATAATTCAAGAACAAATTGGCGAGGTAAACGGTCGTGCTTTTGTAGATTCGGCACCAGTTTTAGATAAAGCTTGGGCAGCCAAAAGTGGATTGGGTTGGATTGGAAAACACAGTAATTTGCTAAGTCAAAAAACAGGCTCATTTTATTTCATTGCAGAGCTTATTATTGATTTAGAATTAGAATATGATTCTCCAGTTACCGACCATTGTGGGACATGTACAGCATGTATTGACGCGTGTCCAACCGAAGCAATAACTGAACCTTATGTTGTAGATGGAAGCAAGTGTATATCATATTTTACCATAGAACTAAAAGAAAATATACCAACAGAATTCAAAGGTAAATTTGACGATTGGATGTTTGGCTGTGATGTTTGCCAAGATGTTTGTCCTTGGAACCGTTTTAGTAAATCTCATAACGAACCTCTATTCAACCCAAATCCAGAATTATTATCCATGACCAAAAAAGATTGGGAGGAAATTACAGAGGATACGTTCAGAAAAGTCTTTAAAAAGTCAGCTGTAAAGCGTACAAAGTTTTCAGGATTACAACGTAATATTAAGTTTTTGAAAGATTAA
- the ruvB gene encoding Holliday junction branch migration DNA helicase RuvB encodes MNENLDPTNENFSPEELDVEKKLRPLSFDDFTGQDQVLENLQIFVQAANLRDEALDHTLFHGPPGLGKTTLAHILANELSVGIKVTSGPVLDKPGDLAGLLTNLDERDVLFIDEIHRLSPIVEEYLYSAMEDYKIDIMIESGPNARTVQINLAPFTLVGATTRSGLLTAPMRARFGISSRLQYYNTELLTTIVQRSAQILNMPITMEAAIEIAGRSRGTPRIANALLRRVRDFAQIKGDGNIDIKISKFALEALNVDAHGLDEMDNKILTTIIEKFKGGPVGITTLATAVSESSETIEEVYEPFLIQQGFIMRTPRGREVTEQAYKHLGKIKGPTQGGLF; translated from the coding sequence ATGAACGAGAACTTAGACCCAACAAACGAAAATTTTTCACCTGAAGAACTGGACGTCGAAAAGAAATTGAGACCACTTTCATTTGATGACTTTACTGGTCAAGATCAAGTTTTGGAAAATCTTCAGATTTTTGTTCAGGCAGCTAACCTAAGAGACGAAGCTTTAGATCACACGTTATTTCATGGGCCACCAGGTTTAGGGAAAACAACATTGGCTCATATTTTAGCAAATGAACTTAGTGTTGGGATTAAAGTAACATCAGGTCCAGTGTTAGATAAACCCGGAGATTTAGCAGGTTTGTTAACCAACCTTGATGAACGAGATGTACTTTTTATTGACGAAATTCATCGTTTAAGTCCCATAGTAGAAGAGTACTTATACTCAGCTATGGAGGATTATAAAATTGATATTATGATTGAGTCTGGTCCTAATGCTAGAACAGTTCAAATCAATTTGGCGCCATTTACATTGGTTGGAGCAACTACACGTTCGGGATTATTAACAGCACCAATGCGTGCACGTTTTGGTATAAGCAGTAGACTTCAGTATTACAATACTGAATTACTAACAACAATTGTGCAGCGAAGTGCTCAGATATTGAATATGCCTATAACTATGGAAGCTGCTATTGAAATTGCAGGCCGTAGTCGTGGGACACCACGTATTGCAAATGCATTATTACGTAGAGTTAGAGATTTTGCTCAGATAAAAGGTGATGGAAATATTGATATCAAAATATCAAAGTTTGCTTTAGAAGCACTAAATGTCGATGCACATGGTCTGGATGAAATGGATAATAAAATCTTAACTACTATTATTGAGAAATTTAAAGGTGGACCAGTTGGTATCACAACTTTGGCAACTGCAGTTAGTGAAAGTTCAGAAACTATCGAAGAAGTGTACGAGCCATTTCTAATCCAACAAGGGTTTATAATGCGTACACCTCGAGGACGTGAAGTCACTGAGCAAGCTTACAAACATCTAGGAAAAATTAAAGGACCAACACAAGGAGGTTTGTTCTAA
- a CDS encoding cbb3-type cytochrome c oxidase subunit I, with protein sequence MSATAETHVHDDHDVHHHKETFVTKYIFSQDHKMIAKQYLITGVIIMGIIGIMMSLMIRMQIAWPEQPNVIFEALLGKWAPDGVMDADIYLALVTIHGTIMVFFVLTAGLSGTFSNLLIPLQIGARDMASGFLNMISYWLFFLSCVIMILSFFVEAGPAAAGWTIYPPLSALPMAQGGSGMGMTLWLVSMAIFIASSLLGSLNYVVTVINLRTKGMSMTRLPLTIWAFFVTAIIGVVSFPVLLSAALLLIMDRSFGTSFFLSDIFIQGEVLHYQGGSPVLFEHLFWFLGHPEVYIVLLPALGITSEIIATNSRKPIFGYRAMVASILAIAFLSTIVWGHHMFISGMNPFLGSVFTFTTLLIAIPSAVKAFNYITTLWKGNLQMNPAMLFSIGLVSTFITGGLTGIILGDSALDINVHDTYFVVAHFHLVMGISALYGVFAGVYHWFPRMFGRMMNKNLGYLHFWITAICAYGVFFPMHFIGMAGLPRRYYTNSNFPLFDDTTNAQGVITIFALIAGVAQLVFLYNFVVSIFYGKKAEQNPWKSNTLEWTAPVEHMHGNWPGAIPHVYRWPYDYSKPGHDEDFVPQNVPMKDGEEELQH encoded by the coding sequence ATGTCAGCAACAGCAGAAACACACGTTCACGACGACCACGACGTACATCACCACAAAGAAACTTTTGTGACTAAATACATATTTAGTCAAGATCATAAGATGATTGCTAAACAGTATTTGATTACTGGAGTAATTATTATGGGTATTATAGGAATTATGATGTCCCTAATGATACGTATGCAAATCGCTTGGCCAGAACAACCAAATGTAATTTTTGAGGCATTATTGGGTAAATGGGCGCCAGATGGCGTAATGGATGCGGATATTTATTTAGCATTAGTTACAATACATGGTACTATTATGGTATTCTTTGTTTTGACAGCAGGACTGAGTGGTACTTTTAGTAATCTATTAATTCCACTACAGATTGGAGCACGCGACATGGCATCAGGTTTCCTTAACATGATATCGTATTGGTTATTCTTCCTGTCTTGTGTAATTATGATTTTATCATTTTTTGTCGAAGCTGGTCCAGCAGCAGCAGGATGGACAATATATCCACCATTATCAGCCTTACCAATGGCACAAGGTGGCTCTGGTATGGGTATGACATTATGGTTAGTATCTATGGCTATATTTATTGCATCTTCATTATTAGGTTCGCTAAACTATGTGGTTACAGTAATAAACTTAAGAACAAAAGGAATGTCAATGACACGTCTTCCTTTAACGATTTGGGCATTTTTTGTAACAGCGATAATTGGTGTTGTTTCATTCCCAGTATTATTATCAGCTGCATTATTATTAATAATGGATAGAAGTTTCGGAACATCGTTCTTCTTATCTGATATATTTATTCAAGGTGAAGTATTACATTATCAAGGCGGTTCTCCAGTTTTATTCGAGCATCTTTTCTGGTTCTTAGGTCACCCTGAAGTATATATTGTATTATTACCAGCATTAGGTATCACATCTGAGATTATTGCTACAAATTCAAGAAAACCAATTTTTGGTTACCGAGCAATGGTAGCTTCAATTCTAGCAATTGCTTTCCTATCAACAATAGTTTGGGGTCACCATATGTTTATTTCCGGTATGAATCCATTCTTAGGTTCGGTATTTACATTTACAACATTATTAATTGCAATACCTTCAGCTGTAAAAGCATTTAATTATATAACCACACTCTGGAAAGGGAATCTTCAAATGAACCCAGCCATGCTGTTTTCTATTGGTTTAGTTTCTACATTTATAACAGGTGGTTTAACAGGTATTATCTTAGGAGATTCTGCATTAGATATTAATGTTCATGATACTTATTTTGTAGTGGCTCACTTCCACTTAGTAATGGGTATTTCAGCATTGTATGGTGTATTTGCAGGTGTATATCATTGGTTCCCAAGAATGTTTGGACGTATGATGAACAAAAATCTAGGCTATTTACATTTTTGGATAACAGCAATTTGTGCTTACGGTGTATTTTTCCCTATGCATTTTATAGGTATGGCCGGTTTACCAAGACGTTATTATACAAATTCAAACTTTCCATTGTTTGATGATACTACAAATGCACAAGGTGTAATTACAATATTTGCATTAATAGCTGGTGTGGCTCAGTTAGTATTCTTATACAACTTTGTAGTTAGTATTTTCTATGGAAAGAAAGCTGAACAAAACCCATGGAAATCTAATACATTGGAATGGACAGCGCCTGTAGAGCACATGCACGGTAACTGGCCTGGAGCAATTCCTCATGTTTACCGTTGGCCTTATGATTACAGTAAGCCAGGTCATGATGAAGATTTTGTCCCACAAAACGTCCCAATGAAAGATGGAGAAGAAGAATTACAGCATTAA